From a region of the Marinomonas mediterranea MMB-1 genome:
- a CDS encoding DinB family protein, with product MSLTSHFELMAVYNQGMNQRLYQVAAQLTPEQLSKARGAFFDSIIGTLNHIVVGDVIWLKRFANHPNHFSSLDSVRSMPSPNALDAVLYDRLSDLEEVRMHLDRIIVEFAAELDDDVLASPLLFNNMKGKPNKKQLGYLVQHFFNHQTHHRGQASTLLYQVGLDVGITDLLIDIPNE from the coding sequence ATGTCGTTAACCTCTCATTTTGAATTGATGGCGGTTTACAACCAAGGGATGAACCAGCGCTTGTATCAAGTGGCGGCTCAATTGACACCTGAGCAACTGAGTAAAGCGCGAGGCGCGTTTTTTGATTCTATTATTGGAACACTGAATCATATTGTCGTTGGCGATGTTATTTGGCTGAAAAGATTCGCCAATCATCCTAATCATTTTAGCTCATTGGACTCCGTTCGAAGTATGCCGTCGCCCAATGCATTAGACGCAGTGCTTTATGATCGTTTATCTGATTTAGAAGAAGTGCGTATGCACTTAGATCGTATCATTGTTGAGTTTGCCGCTGAGCTGGACGATGACGTTTTGGCGTCACCATTATTGTTCAATAACATGAAAGGTAAGCCAAACAAAAAGCAACTGGGTTATTTGGTTCAGCATTTCTTCAATCATCAGACACACCATCGCGGACAAGCATCTACATTGTTGTATCAAGTGGGGTTGGATGTGGGTATTACCGATCTTTTAATTGATATCCCCAACGAATAA
- a CDS encoding GGDEF domain-containing protein, translated as MDNSFVVYFSSHLAFCKADIEASLSNHSMLIEWRCIDSIEECPVSNTVLISEGELSGTDVRLLAARRSFVVVENWSLEVSVKWIERGAMNCFSHSTPSLIASYLFSEFTHYTRTESEKVDMSMFQVVIDTIPVPIFYKDHLHIYRGCNDAFCDFLGYSKQKIIGSSVYDIAPKDLAGIYYAADCELLRRGGTQRYEAEVRYANGSLHEIEFNKAVFMRPDGQPGGQVGVMSDITERNQLMRKLEKASATDQLTGAANRRSFDQVIHEEWKVAKASGSPLSLMSLDLDHFKRINDQYGHSAGDTALKLIVDWLQAGLGENDSLYRIGGEEFYVLMKETDLKSALEKAESLRSGLEKHTFMIQDNEIKLTLSIGVIQLGMEIILDQILELIDRALYEAKNNGRNQVRAVSGKRMS; from the coding sequence ATGGACAATTCGTTTGTCGTTTACTTTTCATCTCATTTAGCTTTTTGTAAGGCTGATATAGAGGCGAGTTTATCGAACCATTCAATGTTAATCGAGTGGCGTTGTATCGATTCCATTGAAGAGTGCCCTGTTTCCAATACCGTCTTAATCTCGGAAGGTGAGCTTTCTGGGACGGACGTGCGTCTATTGGCAGCAAGAAGATCATTTGTCGTGGTTGAAAATTGGTCCTTAGAGGTCAGCGTAAAATGGATCGAAAGAGGCGCGATGAACTGTTTCTCTCATTCTACCCCGTCTCTTATTGCCTCCTATTTGTTTTCTGAATTTACTCACTATACGCGCACTGAGTCCGAAAAAGTGGATATGAGTATGTTTCAGGTCGTTATCGATACGATTCCTGTTCCCATTTTTTACAAAGATCATCTGCATATTTACCGAGGGTGTAACGATGCTTTTTGTGATTTTTTAGGGTATTCAAAGCAGAAGATTATCGGAAGCTCAGTTTATGACATTGCACCAAAAGACTTAGCGGGTATTTATTATGCAGCGGATTGTGAACTGCTTCGTCGAGGTGGAACGCAACGATATGAAGCGGAAGTTCGATATGCAAATGGCTCTCTCCATGAAATAGAGTTTAACAAAGCGGTTTTTATGCGACCAGACGGACAGCCTGGTGGCCAAGTTGGTGTCATGTCGGATATCACAGAACGTAATCAATTAATGCGGAAGCTGGAAAAAGCCAGTGCGACCGATCAACTGACGGGAGCCGCTAACCGCAGAAGCTTTGATCAAGTGATTCACGAGGAATGGAAAGTCGCAAAGGCATCTGGCAGCCCCCTCAGCCTGATGAGCTTAGATCTCGATCATTTTAAGAGAATTAATGATCAGTACGGCCATAGTGCTGGCGATACTGCATTAAAATTAATTGTTGATTGGTTGCAAGCAGGGCTGGGGGAAAACGATAGCCTTTATCGAATTGGCGGCGAAGAGTTTTATGTTCTTATGAAAGAGACGGATCTTAAAAGCGCACTCGAAAAAGCCGAATCGCTGAGAAGTGGGCTTGAAAAACATACGTTTATGATTCAAGACAATGAGATAAAACTGACGCTTTCGATTGGTGTTATACAGCTTGGTATGGAGATCATATTAGATCAGATTCTTGAACTGATTGATCGTGCATTGTATGAAGCAAAAAATAATGGACGTAATCAGGTCAGGGCGGTTTCTGGAAAAAGAATGTCATAA
- a CDS encoding methylglyoxal synthase has translation MTMYKKVVTTPATKRIALVAHDNMKQELIRWAQEHKEKLICHHLMATGTTGNMLKKELGVEVEALISGPLGGDQQLGGLIAEGKIDVLIFFWDPFEPMPHDPDIKALLRVAAVWNIPIACSVSSANFLVSSPLFENEFEKTIPDYDRYLNERI, from the coding sequence ATGACTATGTATAAAAAAGTCGTTACCACACCGGCAACCAAGCGCATTGCGCTGGTTGCCCACGACAACATGAAGCAAGAGCTTATTCGTTGGGCTCAAGAGCATAAAGAAAAGCTCATTTGTCACCATCTGATGGCGACCGGCACAACGGGCAATATGCTAAAGAAGGAGCTCGGAGTCGAGGTAGAAGCGCTGATTAGTGGTCCGCTAGGTGGCGATCAGCAACTTGGTGGCCTCATTGCGGAAGGTAAAATCGATGTCCTTATCTTTTTTTGGGACCCATTTGAACCTATGCCGCACGACCCCGATATTAAAGCCCTCTTACGAGTGGCGGCGGTTTGGAATATCCCAATTGCGTGTAGTGTTTCGTCCGCTAATTTTCTGGTCTCTTCTCCGCTCTTTGAAAACGAGTTTGAAAAGACCATACCGGACTATGACCGCTATTTAAATGAGCGAATTTAG
- a CDS encoding PIG-L deacetylase family protein, with the protein MSNQAQKTALVVSAHSADFVWRAGGAIAAHVKQGWKVKIICLSYGERGESAKLWRKPNMTLEQVKLVREREARAAAEILGGDIEFWDIRDYPMRIDEATLFRLVETYRQLQPEFVLSHSERDPYNFDHPLAMRAAQEARIIAQAEGHNPGETIIGAPSVYAFEPHQTEQCHWEPNTFLDISDVWDLKRQAIECMEGQEHLWDYYTRVALQRGVQAKRNIGITAKRAIQYAEGYMKLTPIVVHHL; encoded by the coding sequence ATGTCTAATCAAGCACAAAAAACAGCACTCGTTGTCAGCGCTCACTCGGCTGACTTTGTGTGGCGGGCGGGTGGAGCTATTGCCGCTCACGTGAAACAAGGTTGGAAAGTAAAGATTATTTGTCTGTCTTACGGAGAACGAGGCGAATCGGCAAAATTGTGGCGTAAGCCCAATATGACACTAGAGCAGGTAAAACTAGTACGAGAGCGTGAAGCGAGAGCGGCTGCCGAGATTTTAGGAGGCGATATCGAGTTTTGGGATATTAGAGATTATCCCATGCGAATCGACGAAGCGACGTTATTCCGTCTAGTGGAAACGTATCGCCAATTGCAGCCAGAGTTTGTGTTAAGTCATTCAGAGCGAGACCCTTATAACTTTGACCACCCTCTGGCGATGAGAGCGGCTCAAGAAGCGCGTATTATTGCTCAAGCCGAAGGGCATAACCCAGGTGAAACTATTATAGGCGCACCGTCTGTTTACGCGTTTGAACCCCATCAAACTGAACAATGCCATTGGGAGCCAAATACCTTTTTAGACATTTCTGATGTCTGGGATTTAAAACGTCAGGCAATTGAATGCATGGAAGGGCAAGAGCACCTTTGGGATTACTATACGCGTGTGGCGTTACAACGTGGCGTTCAAGCGAAACGCAATATTGGTATTACAGCTAAACGCGCGATTCAGTATGCAGAGGGTTATATGAAATTAACGCCTATCGTGGTGCATCACTTATAG
- a CDS encoding lipoate--protein ligase family protein: MTTSKNRIIQFKNTSVERAFEKEAELIKKVQTGDLNQCLLLWRTTTPTLVLPASQKWKATPELTAQLDLHNWHIVSRRTGGAPVPQVQGVINLTHMYVWDADRHYAIQEGYSRFCGTLEHFFNALGLTTENHATPHSYCDGDYNMNINGQKIVGTAQRVITGKERKVILAQACILVDVSLEQLVHPVNLFNQFNQMNDRIKADAHTCIADQLETVPAIDTLYRGLIQAFVQN, translated from the coding sequence ATGACCACAAGCAAAAACCGAATTATTCAGTTCAAAAATACGTCAGTTGAACGTGCTTTTGAAAAGGAAGCTGAACTGATCAAAAAAGTTCAAACGGGCGACCTAAACCAATGTCTACTACTATGGCGAACAACAACGCCCACGCTCGTATTACCTGCCAGTCAAAAATGGAAGGCGACACCAGAGCTCACAGCACAGCTCGATCTACACAATTGGCACATCGTCTCTAGGCGAACAGGCGGAGCTCCCGTTCCTCAAGTTCAAGGCGTCATCAACTTAACCCACATGTATGTCTGGGACGCCGATAGACATTACGCTATTCAAGAAGGCTATAGTCGCTTTTGTGGTACGCTCGAACACTTTTTTAATGCTCTTGGTCTAACAACCGAAAATCATGCAACGCCTCACTCATACTGCGACGGCGATTACAACATGAATATTAACGGACAAAAAATAGTGGGTACGGCACAGCGGGTTATCACTGGCAAAGAAAGGAAGGTGATACTTGCTCAAGCATGTATTTTAGTCGATGTTTCGCTCGAACAACTCGTTCATCCCGTGAACCTTTTCAATCAATTTAATCAGATGAACGATAGAATCAAAGCAGACGCCCATACTTGCATAGCCGATCAATTAGAAACCGTTCCCGCGATCGACACCCTGTACAGAGGCCTTATTCAAGCCTTTGTACAGAATTAA
- the edd gene encoding phosphogluconate dehydratase, translating into MNPIVTEVTNNIVERSKKLRTKYLEDMKKAQEKGPHRGVLSCGNLAHGFAACNPQDKQKLTLMEEANIGIVSSYNDMLSAHQPYEDYPRIIREAVTEMGSVAQFAGGVPAMCDGVTQGQDGMELSLFSRDNIAQGAAIALSHNMFDAALFLGICDKIVPGLLISALRFGQLPCLFVPAGPMKSGITNAQKAAVRQRFAKGEASREELLEAESASYHSAGTCTFYGTANSNQLLVEIMGLQLPGSSFVSPDDPLREALTRHTAQLAAKTTALGRDYRPIYEVIDERSIVNSIVGLLATGGSTNHTMHIVAYARAAGIVVTWDDFSELSKAVPLLTRIYPNGQADINHFHAAGGMAFLVKQLIKGGLVHEDVNTIVGKGLSHYAKEPFLDGGNVVWKEGTDVSLDADVVRPIENPFSKEGGLSLLKGNLGRSVIKVSAVKEESRIIEAPAVVFHNQNDLAKAISSGELERDCVAVVRFQGPKAIGMPELHKLTPYLGNLQDKGFKVALVTDGRMSGASGKVPAAIHLTPEALAGGLIGKIKDGDLMRLDAVTGTLSLLVSDDELAGREAATHDLSESHQGMGRELFYAQRTLVSGAEQGACSLFAE; encoded by the coding sequence ATGAACCCCATTGTTACGGAAGTGACGAATAATATTGTTGAGCGCAGTAAAAAACTGCGAACGAAATATCTGGAAGATATGAAAAAAGCGCAGGAAAAAGGACCGCATCGTGGCGTTCTTTCTTGCGGTAACTTAGCGCATGGTTTTGCTGCTTGTAATCCACAAGACAAGCAAAAGCTAACGTTAATGGAAGAAGCAAACATAGGTATTGTCTCTTCGTATAACGACATGCTTTCGGCTCATCAACCTTATGAGGATTATCCTCGTATTATTCGAGAAGCTGTGACTGAAATGGGATCAGTCGCACAGTTTGCGGGTGGCGTTCCTGCAATGTGTGACGGCGTGACTCAAGGTCAAGATGGCATGGAATTGAGCCTATTTAGTCGCGATAACATTGCTCAAGGCGCAGCCATTGCCCTTTCTCACAACATGTTTGACGCAGCCCTTTTCTTAGGTATTTGTGACAAAATCGTTCCTGGCTTGTTAATTTCGGCTTTACGTTTCGGCCAGTTACCCTGCTTGTTCGTTCCTGCTGGCCCAATGAAATCGGGCATTACCAACGCGCAAAAAGCTGCGGTACGTCAGCGTTTTGCGAAAGGTGAGGCGAGCCGAGAAGAGCTTCTAGAAGCAGAATCGGCCTCTTATCATAGTGCCGGTACATGTACCTTTTATGGTACAGCGAACTCAAATCAGCTATTGGTTGAGATTATGGGGCTGCAGTTACCGGGTTCTTCTTTCGTGAGCCCTGACGATCCGCTGCGTGAGGCTCTAACTCGCCATACAGCGCAATTGGCCGCTAAAACAACGGCATTAGGACGTGATTATCGACCTATCTATGAGGTGATTGACGAGCGCTCGATTGTTAACTCTATTGTAGGGCTTTTGGCCACAGGTGGATCAACCAACCATACTATGCACATTGTTGCTTACGCTCGTGCAGCGGGTATTGTCGTTACTTGGGATGATTTCTCTGAGCTTTCAAAAGCGGTTCCACTATTAACGCGTATCTATCCTAATGGGCAGGCGGACATTAATCATTTTCATGCCGCAGGCGGTATGGCGTTTCTTGTTAAGCAACTTATTAAAGGTGGTTTGGTTCACGAAGATGTGAATACCATTGTTGGTAAGGGATTGAGTCACTACGCAAAAGAGCCGTTCCTTGACGGTGGTAACGTTGTGTGGAAAGAAGGCACTGATGTCAGTCTCGATGCTGACGTGGTACGCCCAATTGAAAATCCTTTTAGCAAAGAAGGCGGCCTGTCTCTATTGAAAGGCAATCTAGGACGATCTGTTATTAAGGTCTCTGCGGTAAAAGAAGAAAGTCGAATCATTGAAGCGCCTGCTGTAGTTTTCCACAACCAGAATGATCTAGCAAAAGCGATTTCATCGGGTGAGCTTGAGCGAGACTGTGTGGCGGTTGTGCGTTTTCAAGGACCGAAGGCCATTGGTATGCCTGAGCTGCATAAGTTAACGCCTTATCTTGGTAACCTTCAAGATAAAGGTTTTAAAGTCGCGTTGGTGACAGATGGTCGAATGTCTGGTGCATCAGGTAAAGTCCCGGCTGCGATACATTTAACGCCAGAAGCATTGGCTGGTGGCCTTATTGGAAAAATTAAAGACGGCGATCTAATGCGTCTGGATGCGGTAACTGGCACCTTATCCTTACTGGTTTCCGATGACGAATTGGCAGGACGAGAGGCTGCAACACATGATTTGTCTGAGTCTCACCAAGGGATGGGACGAGAGTTATTTTACGCTCAGCGCACATTGGTGAGTGGTGCTGAACAAGGGGCATGTAGTCTGTTTGCTGAGTAG
- the folE2 gene encoding GTP cyclohydrolase FolE2 produces the protein MNNLTPLPDVASKIVSDISLDQVGMANIALPLRINVENGTQTCAANAAIFANVQNGQKGLHMSRMYESLLELSETSLSAATLASCAKHALLQQTEVEATNLSIELKTQLQIKRPALNSNGDGWNRYPVEINANYSHQDGFTLSLGIQVTYSSSCPASAALSRQALSQTFDQTFRDSQSLNHGEITSWLEKNGTLAIPHSQRSIANITVGITDGPLPISELINTCEEALGTPVQTFVKRDDEQEFALRNGANPMFVEDASRRLIQALETQGYSGKLYVSHQESLHGHDAVAQAFFSSEER, from the coding sequence ATGAATAACCTAACCCCCTTACCCGATGTCGCCAGCAAGATAGTGTCAGATATCTCGTTAGATCAAGTAGGAATGGCAAACATCGCCTTGCCTCTTCGTATAAACGTAGAGAACGGTACTCAAACCTGTGCAGCGAATGCCGCCATATTTGCAAATGTCCAAAATGGACAAAAGGGACTGCACATGTCCCGCATGTACGAATCGTTATTAGAACTTAGCGAAACATCCCTGTCTGCTGCAACCCTCGCCTCGTGTGCGAAACACGCCTTGTTACAGCAAACCGAAGTAGAAGCAACAAATCTATCGATAGAACTCAAAACGCAACTTCAGATTAAACGCCCTGCTTTGAACAGTAATGGCGATGGGTGGAATCGATACCCTGTTGAGATCAATGCGAACTACTCACATCAAGACGGGTTCACCTTATCACTGGGGATTCAAGTCACTTATTCTTCCAGTTGCCCTGCCTCCGCCGCGCTATCACGTCAGGCATTGAGTCAAACCTTCGATCAAACATTCCGTGATTCTCAATCGCTTAATCATGGCGAAATAACCTCGTGGTTGGAGAAAAACGGAACGCTTGCGATTCCCCACAGTCAGCGAAGTATCGCAAACATTACGGTGGGTATTACCGACGGCCCTTTACCCATCTCTGAGCTTATTAATACCTGCGAAGAAGCTCTTGGAACACCAGTACAAACCTTTGTGAAACGAGACGACGAACAAGAATTTGCACTGAGAAATGGCGCCAACCCAATGTTTGTAGAAGACGCCAGTCGGCGCCTAATACAAGCGCTGGAAACGCAAGGTTACAGTGGAAAACTGTACGTATCACATCAGGAAAGCCTTCACGGACATGATGCTGTTGCTCAAGCGTTCTTTAGCAGTGAGGAACGTTAG
- a CDS encoding dihydroorotase produces the protein MSSNKVDLIIRNVTAVLPEGKQATNVICHDGKIVAITDTLNSYTSNTVLDGTNKHLLPGVIDSQVHFREPGLEHKETISTGTKAAILGGVTSIIEMPNTTPPTTNEAALKQKLNIAAESAWSNFAFYAGASAENTHLLPDLEKLPGCAGIKVFMGSSFGSLLVDDTTVLTNILKSCQRRIAIHAEDEARLRERKHIAESSSDVYSHPEWRDVKSALNATQKVVTIAKETGAKLHLLHISSADEMDYLRQQKSLLNNQQITVETLPQYLHFHAPNCYIQRGSRVQMNPPIRERYHQYAIWDAIHDGTVDVMATDHAPHTLEEKARIYPNSPSGMPGTQTLLPVMLNMVNQNKISLEKLVDLICEGPCRVLGIENKGNIAEGFDADLVLVDMAKVHTFDDADMASQCRWTPYHGDRVTGFPIATILAGKIVMKNGNVVGEPSGKALSFL, from the coding sequence ATGTCGTCAAATAAAGTCGATTTAATCATCAGAAATGTGACGGCCGTCTTACCAGAAGGTAAACAGGCTACCAATGTCATTTGTCATGACGGTAAAATCGTAGCCATCACTGATACTCTAAATTCCTATACAAGTAACACCGTCTTAGATGGCACAAATAAGCACTTGCTGCCGGGCGTTATTGACTCTCAAGTTCATTTTCGAGAGCCAGGCCTTGAGCACAAAGAAACCATATCGACCGGCACAAAAGCGGCTATTTTGGGAGGCGTCACCAGTATTATCGAAATGCCGAATACGACACCACCGACTACCAACGAAGCCGCTCTAAAACAAAAACTTAATATTGCAGCAGAATCCGCTTGGAGCAACTTTGCTTTTTATGCGGGTGCCAGCGCAGAAAACACACACCTGTTACCAGATCTAGAAAAGTTACCTGGTTGCGCAGGAATAAAAGTTTTTATGGGAAGTTCGTTTGGTTCGTTGTTGGTTGATGATACAACCGTTCTGACCAATATCCTTAAATCCTGCCAACGCCGTATTGCAATCCACGCGGAAGATGAAGCTCGCCTACGCGAACGAAAACACATCGCGGAATCATCAAGCGATGTATATTCACATCCCGAATGGCGGGACGTAAAAAGCGCCCTCAATGCAACGCAAAAAGTCGTCACGATTGCCAAAGAAACAGGCGCGAAACTGCACCTTTTACACATCTCTAGTGCCGATGAAATGGACTATTTGCGTCAACAGAAGAGCCTTTTGAATAACCAACAAATCACAGTTGAAACGCTCCCTCAGTACTTGCATTTTCATGCGCCAAATTGCTATATACAGCGCGGCTCTAGAGTACAAATGAATCCCCCGATCCGAGAGCGCTATCACCAGTATGCTATTTGGGACGCTATTCACGATGGCACAGTTGACGTTATGGCAACGGATCACGCTCCGCACACGCTTGAAGAGAAAGCTCGTATTTACCCCAATTCTCCTAGTGGCATGCCGGGCACACAAACCCTACTTCCCGTCATGCTCAACATGGTAAATCAAAATAAAATCAGCCTTGAGAAGCTTGTAGACCTGATTTGTGAAGGACCTTGCCGAGTATTAGGCATTGAAAATAAGGGGAATATTGCAGAAGGTTTTGACGCGGATCTTGTCTTAGTCGATATGGCAAAAGTGCACACATTTGACGACGCCGATATGGCGAGCCAATGTCGATGGACACCTTATCACGGCGACCGCGTGACGGGCTTCCCCATCGCCACCATTCTTGCTGGTAAAATCGTGATGAAGAACGGCAACGTGGTAGGTGAACCTAGCGGCAAAGCTTTGTCCTTTTTATAA
- the pyk gene encoding pyruvate kinase: MTRRTKIVATLGPASSSPEMIEKLILAGANVFRLNFSHGQPEDHINRANTVREMAKKNNRHIAILGDLQGPKIRIARFKDNQKVQLEEGATFILDVDFDKTAGDETRVGIDYPQLAKDSEPGNVLLLDDGRVVLEVTEVKGMEVITKVVVGGPLSNNKGINRLGGGLSAAALTDKDKEDIKTAAALKADYLAVSFPRSAADLEEARSLAEAAGLKAGIVSKVERAEAVADNETLDSIILASDAVMVARGDLGVEIGDAELVGVQKHMIKRCRQLNRPVITATQMMETMITSAMPTRAEVFDVANAVLDGTDAVMLSAETAAGDYPEEVIHTMNRVCLGAEKQPSVKKSKHRIDVKFNSIDETIAMSAMYAANHLEGVKAIISLTASGNSPLLMSRITSGLPIYALSPNQETLNRTALYRGVTPVSFSSQSYNVDNIISGLIERVKSLGYIEDGDLVIVTKGDHLVSLGTTNAMKIVKVGQIV, translated from the coding sequence ATGACACGCAGAACTAAAATTGTTGCCACTTTAGGCCCCGCTTCCAGCTCGCCAGAAATGATCGAGAAATTGATTTTAGCGGGCGCAAATGTATTTCGCCTGAACTTCTCTCATGGTCAACCAGAAGATCACATTAACAGAGCAAATACGGTTCGTGAAATGGCGAAGAAGAACAACCGCCACATAGCAATTTTAGGCGACTTACAAGGACCGAAAATTCGCATAGCACGCTTTAAAGATAACCAAAAAGTTCAACTTGAAGAAGGTGCAACGTTTATCCTAGACGTCGACTTCGACAAAACCGCTGGCGATGAAACTCGTGTCGGCATCGATTACCCTCAATTGGCTAAAGACTCTGAGCCAGGCAACGTCCTCCTTCTCGATGACGGTCGCGTTGTTCTTGAAGTGACAGAAGTCAAAGGCATGGAAGTCATCACAAAAGTCGTTGTAGGCGGCCCTCTGTCGAACAACAAAGGGATTAACCGTCTTGGTGGTGGTCTTTCAGCAGCAGCGCTTACTGACAAAGATAAAGAAGACATTAAAACAGCAGCAGCGCTAAAAGCGGACTACCTTGCGGTGTCTTTCCCTCGTAGCGCAGCCGACTTAGAAGAGGCCCGCAGCTTAGCAGAAGCCGCTGGACTTAAAGCTGGCATTGTTTCGAAAGTAGAACGCGCAGAAGCGGTTGCAGACAATGAAACCTTAGATTCCATTATTCTTGCATCCGATGCAGTCATGGTGGCTCGTGGTGACCTAGGTGTAGAAATTGGTGACGCAGAATTGGTCGGTGTTCAAAAACACATGATTAAGCGCTGCCGTCAATTGAACCGCCCTGTGATCACGGCAACTCAGATGATGGAAACCATGATCACAAGTGCTATGCCAACTCGCGCGGAAGTATTCGACGTCGCGAACGCAGTTTTAGACGGCACTGACGCCGTTATGCTTTCAGCAGAAACAGCGGCAGGCGATTACCCAGAAGAAGTAATTCACACGATGAATCGCGTTTGTTTAGGCGCGGAAAAACAACCTTCCGTTAAGAAGTCTAAGCACCGCATCGATGTTAAATTCAACAGCATCGATGAGACCATCGCCATGTCGGCAATGTATGCAGCGAACCACCTTGAAGGTGTTAAAGCCATTATCAGCTTGACAGCATCTGGTAACTCTCCTCTGCTTATGTCTCGTATTACATCTGGCTTGCCGATCTACGCTTTGTCACCGAATCAAGAAACACTTAATCGTACCGCCTTGTACCGTGGTGTGACACCTGTGTCATTCTCTTCGCAATCTTACAATGTAGACAACATTATCTCGGGATTAATTGAACGAGTTAAATCACTGGGCTACATAGAAGACGGCGATCTAGTCATTGTGACCAAAGGGGATCACCTCGTCAGCCTTGGCACAACCAATGCGATGAAAATCGTGAAAGTTGGTCAAATCGTTTAA
- the gap gene encoding type I glyceraldehyde-3-phosphate dehydrogenase: MTIKVAINGYGRIGRNTLRALYESGKRDQIQVVAINDLGDSKINAHLTKYDTVHGRFNADVNFDEEALYINEDKILTLSERDPAALPWADLDVDVVFECTGFFTTKETASAHLSAGAKKVIISAPGKEVDATVVYGVNQDVLTSDMTVISNASCTTNCLAPIAKPLNDKLGIVSGLMTTIHAYTNDQKLSDVYHQDLYRARAAAMNMIPTKTGAAAAVGLVVPELAGKFDGMAVRVPTVNVSLVDLTFQAPRETTAEEVNQIIEDAIAADPVLADVLCVNREPLVSSDFNHSTYTSNFDATQTRVQGTLVKVMAWYDNEWGFSNRMLDNAIALMSAK, encoded by the coding sequence ATGACTATTAAGGTAGCAATTAACGGATATGGACGTATTGGACGCAACACGCTTCGAGCGCTTTACGAGTCTGGTAAACGAGATCAAATTCAAGTCGTAGCAATCAACGACTTAGGCGACTCAAAAATAAACGCTCACCTTACTAAGTACGACACGGTTCATGGTCGCTTCAATGCTGATGTTAATTTCGATGAAGAAGCACTGTATATTAATGAAGACAAAATTCTAACCTTGTCTGAGCGCGATCCAGCGGCGTTGCCTTGGGCTGATCTTGACGTTGATGTTGTATTTGAATGTACCGGCTTTTTTACAACGAAAGAAACGGCAAGTGCTCACTTATCTGCTGGCGCGAAAAAAGTCATTATTTCTGCACCGGGTAAAGAAGTCGATGCCACGGTTGTATACGGTGTAAACCAAGACGTATTGACGTCTGATATGACCGTCATTTCGAATGCATCTTGCACAACTAACTGTCTTGCTCCGATCGCGAAGCCACTAAACGACAAACTCGGAATTGTTAGCGGCTTGATGACCACAATCCACGCGTATACAAATGACCAAAAACTGTCTGACGTTTATCACCAAGACCTATACCGTGCTCGAGCGGCGGCAATGAACATGATCCCAACAAAAACGGGCGCAGCGGCAGCGGTAGGTTTAGTGGTACCAGAACTAGCAGGTAAATTTGATGGTATGGCGGTGCGTGTACCGACCGTAAACGTCTCTTTGGTTGACCTTACCTTCCAAGCACCTCGTGAAACAACGGCTGAAGAAGTAAATCAAATCATCGAAGATGCGATTGCAGCAGATCCAGTCCTTGCCGACGTTCTATGTGTAAACCGTGAGCCTTTGGTTTCAAGTGATTTTAACCACAGCACTTACACATCAAACTTTGATGCAACACAAACACGTGTACAAGGCACTCTGGTTAAAGTAATGGCTTGGTACGATAACGAATGGGGCTTCTCAAACCGAATGTTAGACAACGCAATTGCATTAATGAGTGCAAAATAG